One genomic segment of Pseudomonadota bacterium includes these proteins:
- a CDS encoding inorganic pyrophosphatase, which yields MTEHNFSRWRPHPWHGLDLGEDAPRIVNAYIEITPFDMIKYEIDKVSGYLRVDRPQRSSSHPPALYGFIPKTYCGERVAKLAPGSERGDGDPLDICVISERPIERSEVILRARVIGGIKLLDRGEADDKIIGVLEGDYVWDHVKDISQLAPVLVERLEHYFGTYKMVPGEPNKMKISGKYGYEHAKEVIEASSADYEETFGDATQDRRRQ from the coding sequence ATGACCGAACACAATTTTTCGCGTTGGCGCCCGCATCCGTGGCATGGCCTGGATCTGGGCGAAGATGCGCCGCGCATCGTCAATGCCTACATCGAGATCACGCCGTTCGACATGATCAAGTACGAGATCGACAAGGTCTCGGGTTACCTGCGCGTGGATCGGCCGCAGCGGTCATCGAGCCATCCGCCCGCGTTGTACGGGTTCATTCCCAAGACGTATTGCGGCGAACGTGTCGCCAAACTGGCACCGGGTTCGGAGCGTGGCGACGGCGATCCGCTCGATATCTGCGTGATCAGCGAACGGCCCATCGAGCGCTCGGAGGTCATCCTGCGCGCGCGCGTGATCGGCGGTATCAAGCTGCTCGATCGCGGCGAGGCCGACGACAAGATCATCGGCGTGCTCGAAGGCGACTACGTCTGGGACCACGTGAAGGACATCTCGCAGCTCGCGCCCGTGCTGGTCGAACGGCTCGAGCATTACTTCGGCACCTACAAGATGGTGCCTGGCGAGCCTAACAAGATGAAGATCTCGGGCAAGTACGGGTACGAACACGCGAAGGAAGTGATCGAAGCCTCGAGCGCGGACTACGAAGAGACCTTCGGCGACGCCACGCAGGACCGCCGCCGGCAATAA